The following proteins are encoded in a genomic region of Oncorhynchus kisutch isolate 150728-3 linkage group LG6, Okis_V2, whole genome shotgun sequence:
- the LOC109892498 gene encoding ARF GTPase-activating protein GIT2 isoform X1 codes for MSKRLRSREVCADCSSQGPCWASVNRGVLICDECCSVHRGLGRHSSQVRHLTHTPWPPSQLQMVQKLYSNGANSIWEHSLLDPSSITSGKRKANPQDRVHPHKTEFIKAKYQMLAYVHRMPCREDDSVTTKDLSKQLHSSVRTGNLETCLRLLSLGAQANFFHPEKGNSPLHVAAKACQVSQAELLAVYGADPGALDTGGKTPVDYARQAGHQELADRLVEIQYELTDRLAFYLCGRRPDHRNGQHFIIPQMADRNVSLDLSEFAKAAKKKLQSLTNHQFEELAMDVYDEVDRRETDAVWLVTQNHSTLVTDTTLVPFLPVNPEYSSTRNQGRQKLARFNAHEFATLVIDILTDAKRRQRGNSCESPREDIELILKGIGSRHGSDNQDNEDQPDYDSVASDEDPEREPASGKNGKDDRTKSSESSDLSDGPITVQEFMEVKSALTASEAKIQQLLKVNCHLSEEIRMMQSKLNSLQTENSTLQWQAPRGSQHPPDPSGHPPVHGGRPMSMYETGSGMRQYPHRGDPPCRADGLTIQPLPTNIGRGPLGTASSSLPTFPSSLSWSRDERARRGCSLEGQSMLESDYDNTPNHSGLEESGLSRNSSWLGDGSTSDQGEDETEADSTLPFTEDVICKTEQITKNIQELLRAAQENKHESFVPCSERIHVAVREMATLFPKRPYSDTVRGSLRLLTSSASRLQGECQKATPHDPCPSDMQLVTQQVIQCAYDIAKAAKQLVTVTTKENSN; via the exons GCCCGTGCTGGGCCTCAGTGAACAGGGGCGTGCTGATCTGTGATGAGTGCTGCAGCGTCCACCGGGGTCTGGGCCGACACAGTTCCCAAGTCCGACACCTGACCCATACACCATGGCCACCCTCCCAGCTACAG ATGGTTCAGAAATTGTACAGCAATGGGGCCAACTCCATCTGGGAGCACAGCCTTCTGGACCCCTCGTCTATCACAAGTGGGAAACGCAAGGCCAACCCCCAGGacagagtcca TCCCCATAAAACTGAATTCATCAAGGCCAAATATCAGATGCTGGCGTATGTCCATCGAATGCCCTGTCGAGAGGATGACAGTGTCACCACAAAGGACCTCAGTAAG CAACTCCACTCCAGTGTTCGGACTGGGAACCTGGAGACGTGCTTGAGACTGTTGTCTTTGGGAGCCCAGGCCAACTTCTTCCACCCG GAAAAAGGAAACAGTCCACTGCATGTAGCAGCTAAGGCATGTCAGGTGTCACAAGCAGAGCTGCTGGCTGTGTATGGGGCGGATCCTGGTGCCCTAGACACAGGGGGTAAGACCCCTGTTGACTATGCAAG ACAAGCAGGCCACCAGGAGCTGGCAGACAGACTGGTAGAGATCCAGTATGAACTCACAGACCGCCTGGCATTTTACCTCTGTGGGAGAAGGCCAG ATCATAGGAATGGACAACACTTCATAATCCCACAAATGGCTGACAG AAATGT CAGTCTGGATTTGTCAGAATTTGCAAAAGCTGCAAAAAAAAAACTCCAGTCT CTCACTAACCATCAGTTTGAAGAGCTTGCCATGGACGTTTATGATGAAGTGGACAGAAGAGAAACTGATGCAG TGTGGCTCGTGACTCAGAACCACAGCACTCTGGTAACAGATACAACTTTGGTGCCTTTCCTCCCTGTCAACCCCGAATACTCATCCACCAGGAACCAG GGCAGACAGAAGCTAGCAAGGTTCAATGCACATGAATTTGCAACACTCGTCATTGATATTTTAACTGATGCCAAACGTCGGCAACGGGGGAACTCCTGTGAAAGTCCCAGGG aggACATAGAGCTCATCCTGAAGGGAATCGGCAGCCGACATGGGAGTGATAACCAGGATAATGAAGACCAACCAGATTATGACAGTGTGGCGTCAGATGAAGATCCAGAGCGGGAACCCGCCTCTGGGAAGAACGGGAAAGATGACAGGACCAAG AGCTCGGAGTCGTCTGACCTGTCTGATGGACCCATCACAGTACAGGAGTTCATGGAGGTGAAGAGCGCCCTCACAGCCTCCGAGGCCAAGATACAGCAGCTGCTCAAGGTCAACTGTCACCTGAGTGAGGAGATCCGGATGATGCAGAGCAAG CTGAACTCCCTGCAGACTGAGAACTCAACCCTGCAATGGCAGGCCCCCAGGGGCTCGCAACACCCTCCGGACCCCTCTGGCCACCCCCCTGTCCACGGAGGCCGCCCCATGTCCATGTACGAGACAGGCTCGGGCATGAGGCAGTACCCCCACAGGGGTGACCCTCCTTGCCGTGCCGACGGCCTCACCATACAGCCCCTCCCTACAAAC ATTGGGAGGGGTCCTTTGGGGACCGCctcatcctccctccctaccttcccctcctccctgtcctggTCGCGGGATGAAAGAGCTCGAAGG GGTTGCAGCCTAGAGGGACAGAGCATGCTGGAGAGTGACTATGACAACACACCAAACCACTCCGGACTGGAGGAGTCCGG TCTGAGCAGGAACAGCAGTTGGCTGGGGGACGGCAGTACATCAGATCagggggaggatgagactgaggcagaCTCCACCCTACCCTTCACCGAGGACGTCATCTGTAAGACAGAGCAGATCACCAAGAACATCCAGGAGCTGCTGAGGGCCGCACAGGAGAACAAACATGAGAG CTTTGTACCATGCTCAGAAAGGATCCATGTGGCTGTGAGGGAGATGGCCACTCTGTTTCCTAAG AGGCCGTACTCTGACACAGTGAGAGGGTCCCTGCGGCTGCTCACCTCCAGTGCCAGCCGGCTCCAGGGGGAGTGCCAGAAGGCCACGCCCCACGACCCTTGCCCATCCGACATGCAGCTGGTCACGCAGCAGGTCATCCAGTGCGCCTACGACATTGCCAAGGCTGCCAAACAACTCGTCACTGTGACAACCAAAGAAAACAGCAACTGA
- the LOC109892498 gene encoding ARF GTPase-activating protein GIT2 isoform X5: protein MSKRLRSREVCADCSSQGPCWASVNRGVLICDECCSVHRGLGRHSSQVRHLTHTPWPPSQLQMVQKLYSNGANSIWEHSLLDPSSITSGKRKANPQDRVHPHKTEFIKAKYQMLAYVHRMPCREDDSVTTKDLSKQLHSSVRTGNLETCLRLLSLGAQANFFHPEKGNSPLHVAAKACQVSQAELLAVYGADPGALDTGGKTPVDYARQAGHQELADRLVEIQYELTDRLAFYLCGRRPDHRNGQHFIIPQMADSSLDLSEFAKAAKKKLQSLTNHQFEELAMDVYDEVDRRETDAVWLVTQNHSTLVTDTTLVPFLPVNPEYSSTRNQGRQKLARFNAHEFATLVIDILTDAKRRQRGNSCESPREDIELILKGIGSRHGSDNQDNEDQPDYDSVASDEDPEREPASGKNGKDDRTKSSESSDLSDGPITVQEFMEVKSALTASEAKIQQLLKVNCHLSEEIRMMQSKLNSLQTENSTLQWQAPRGSQHPPDPSGHPPVHGGRPMSMYETGSGMRQYPHRGDPPCRADGLTIQPLPTNGCSLEGQSMLESDYDNTPNHSGLEESGLSRNSSWLGDGSTSDQGEDETEADSTLPFTEDVICKTEQITKNIQELLRAAQENKHESFVPCSERIHVAVREMATLFPKRPYSDTVRGSLRLLTSSASRLQGECQKATPHDPCPSDMQLVTQQVIQCAYDIAKAAKQLVTVTTKENSN, encoded by the exons GCCCGTGCTGGGCCTCAGTGAACAGGGGCGTGCTGATCTGTGATGAGTGCTGCAGCGTCCACCGGGGTCTGGGCCGACACAGTTCCCAAGTCCGACACCTGACCCATACACCATGGCCACCCTCCCAGCTACAG ATGGTTCAGAAATTGTACAGCAATGGGGCCAACTCCATCTGGGAGCACAGCCTTCTGGACCCCTCGTCTATCACAAGTGGGAAACGCAAGGCCAACCCCCAGGacagagtcca TCCCCATAAAACTGAATTCATCAAGGCCAAATATCAGATGCTGGCGTATGTCCATCGAATGCCCTGTCGAGAGGATGACAGTGTCACCACAAAGGACCTCAGTAAG CAACTCCACTCCAGTGTTCGGACTGGGAACCTGGAGACGTGCTTGAGACTGTTGTCTTTGGGAGCCCAGGCCAACTTCTTCCACCCG GAAAAAGGAAACAGTCCACTGCATGTAGCAGCTAAGGCATGTCAGGTGTCACAAGCAGAGCTGCTGGCTGTGTATGGGGCGGATCCTGGTGCCCTAGACACAGGGGGTAAGACCCCTGTTGACTATGCAAG ACAAGCAGGCCACCAGGAGCTGGCAGACAGACTGGTAGAGATCCAGTATGAACTCACAGACCGCCTGGCATTTTACCTCTGTGGGAGAAGGCCAG ATCATAGGAATGGACAACACTTCATAATCCCACAAATGGCTGACAG CAGTCTGGATTTGTCAGAATTTGCAAAAGCTGCAAAAAAAAAACTCCAGTCT CTCACTAACCATCAGTTTGAAGAGCTTGCCATGGACGTTTATGATGAAGTGGACAGAAGAGAAACTGATGCAG TGTGGCTCGTGACTCAGAACCACAGCACTCTGGTAACAGATACAACTTTGGTGCCTTTCCTCCCTGTCAACCCCGAATACTCATCCACCAGGAACCAG GGCAGACAGAAGCTAGCAAGGTTCAATGCACATGAATTTGCAACACTCGTCATTGATATTTTAACTGATGCCAAACGTCGGCAACGGGGGAACTCCTGTGAAAGTCCCAGGG aggACATAGAGCTCATCCTGAAGGGAATCGGCAGCCGACATGGGAGTGATAACCAGGATAATGAAGACCAACCAGATTATGACAGTGTGGCGTCAGATGAAGATCCAGAGCGGGAACCCGCCTCTGGGAAGAACGGGAAAGATGACAGGACCAAG AGCTCGGAGTCGTCTGACCTGTCTGATGGACCCATCACAGTACAGGAGTTCATGGAGGTGAAGAGCGCCCTCACAGCCTCCGAGGCCAAGATACAGCAGCTGCTCAAGGTCAACTGTCACCTGAGTGAGGAGATCCGGATGATGCAGAGCAAG CTGAACTCCCTGCAGACTGAGAACTCAACCCTGCAATGGCAGGCCCCCAGGGGCTCGCAACACCCTCCGGACCCCTCTGGCCACCCCCCTGTCCACGGAGGCCGCCCCATGTCCATGTACGAGACAGGCTCGGGCATGAGGCAGTACCCCCACAGGGGTGACCCTCCTTGCCGTGCCGACGGCCTCACCATACAGCCCCTCCCTACAAAC GGTTGCAGCCTAGAGGGACAGAGCATGCTGGAGAGTGACTATGACAACACACCAAACCACTCCGGACTGGAGGAGTCCGG TCTGAGCAGGAACAGCAGTTGGCTGGGGGACGGCAGTACATCAGATCagggggaggatgagactgaggcagaCTCCACCCTACCCTTCACCGAGGACGTCATCTGTAAGACAGAGCAGATCACCAAGAACATCCAGGAGCTGCTGAGGGCCGCACAGGAGAACAAACATGAGAG CTTTGTACCATGCTCAGAAAGGATCCATGTGGCTGTGAGGGAGATGGCCACTCTGTTTCCTAAG AGGCCGTACTCTGACACAGTGAGAGGGTCCCTGCGGCTGCTCACCTCCAGTGCCAGCCGGCTCCAGGGGGAGTGCCAGAAGGCCACGCCCCACGACCCTTGCCCATCCGACATGCAGCTGGTCACGCAGCAGGTCATCCAGTGCGCCTACGACATTGCCAAGGCTGCCAAACAACTCGTCACTGTGACAACCAAAGAAAACAGCAACTGA
- the LOC109892498 gene encoding ARF GTPase-activating protein GIT2 isoform X2 encodes MSKRLRSREVCADCSSQGPCWASVNRGVLICDECCSVHRGLGRHSSQVRHLTHTPWPPSQLQMVQKLYSNGANSIWEHSLLDPSSITSGKRKANPQDRVHPHKTEFIKAKYQMLAYVHRMPCREDDSVTTKDLSKQLHSSVRTGNLETCLRLLSLGAQANFFHPEKGNSPLHVAAKACQVSQAELLAVYGADPGALDTGGKTPVDYARQAGHQELADRLVEIQYELTDRLAFYLCGRRPDHRNGQHFIIPQMADSSLDLSEFAKAAKKKLQSLTNHQFEELAMDVYDEVDRRETDAVWLVTQNHSTLVTDTTLVPFLPVNPEYSSTRNQGRQKLARFNAHEFATLVIDILTDAKRRQRGNSCESPREDIELILKGIGSRHGSDNQDNEDQPDYDSVASDEDPEREPASGKNGKDDRTKSSESSDLSDGPITVQEFMEVKSALTASEAKIQQLLKVNCHLSEEIRMMQSKLNSLQTENSTLQWQAPRGSQHPPDPSGHPPVHGGRPMSMYETGSGMRQYPHRGDPPCRADGLTIQPLPTNIGRGPLGTASSSLPTFPSSLSWSRDERARRGCSLEGQSMLESDYDNTPNHSGLEESGLSRNSSWLGDGSTSDQGEDETEADSTLPFTEDVICKTEQITKNIQELLRAAQENKHESFVPCSERIHVAVREMATLFPKRPYSDTVRGSLRLLTSSASRLQGECQKATPHDPCPSDMQLVTQQVIQCAYDIAKAAKQLVTVTTKENSN; translated from the exons GCCCGTGCTGGGCCTCAGTGAACAGGGGCGTGCTGATCTGTGATGAGTGCTGCAGCGTCCACCGGGGTCTGGGCCGACACAGTTCCCAAGTCCGACACCTGACCCATACACCATGGCCACCCTCCCAGCTACAG ATGGTTCAGAAATTGTACAGCAATGGGGCCAACTCCATCTGGGAGCACAGCCTTCTGGACCCCTCGTCTATCACAAGTGGGAAACGCAAGGCCAACCCCCAGGacagagtcca TCCCCATAAAACTGAATTCATCAAGGCCAAATATCAGATGCTGGCGTATGTCCATCGAATGCCCTGTCGAGAGGATGACAGTGTCACCACAAAGGACCTCAGTAAG CAACTCCACTCCAGTGTTCGGACTGGGAACCTGGAGACGTGCTTGAGACTGTTGTCTTTGGGAGCCCAGGCCAACTTCTTCCACCCG GAAAAAGGAAACAGTCCACTGCATGTAGCAGCTAAGGCATGTCAGGTGTCACAAGCAGAGCTGCTGGCTGTGTATGGGGCGGATCCTGGTGCCCTAGACACAGGGGGTAAGACCCCTGTTGACTATGCAAG ACAAGCAGGCCACCAGGAGCTGGCAGACAGACTGGTAGAGATCCAGTATGAACTCACAGACCGCCTGGCATTTTACCTCTGTGGGAGAAGGCCAG ATCATAGGAATGGACAACACTTCATAATCCCACAAATGGCTGACAG CAGTCTGGATTTGTCAGAATTTGCAAAAGCTGCAAAAAAAAAACTCCAGTCT CTCACTAACCATCAGTTTGAAGAGCTTGCCATGGACGTTTATGATGAAGTGGACAGAAGAGAAACTGATGCAG TGTGGCTCGTGACTCAGAACCACAGCACTCTGGTAACAGATACAACTTTGGTGCCTTTCCTCCCTGTCAACCCCGAATACTCATCCACCAGGAACCAG GGCAGACAGAAGCTAGCAAGGTTCAATGCACATGAATTTGCAACACTCGTCATTGATATTTTAACTGATGCCAAACGTCGGCAACGGGGGAACTCCTGTGAAAGTCCCAGGG aggACATAGAGCTCATCCTGAAGGGAATCGGCAGCCGACATGGGAGTGATAACCAGGATAATGAAGACCAACCAGATTATGACAGTGTGGCGTCAGATGAAGATCCAGAGCGGGAACCCGCCTCTGGGAAGAACGGGAAAGATGACAGGACCAAG AGCTCGGAGTCGTCTGACCTGTCTGATGGACCCATCACAGTACAGGAGTTCATGGAGGTGAAGAGCGCCCTCACAGCCTCCGAGGCCAAGATACAGCAGCTGCTCAAGGTCAACTGTCACCTGAGTGAGGAGATCCGGATGATGCAGAGCAAG CTGAACTCCCTGCAGACTGAGAACTCAACCCTGCAATGGCAGGCCCCCAGGGGCTCGCAACACCCTCCGGACCCCTCTGGCCACCCCCCTGTCCACGGAGGCCGCCCCATGTCCATGTACGAGACAGGCTCGGGCATGAGGCAGTACCCCCACAGGGGTGACCCTCCTTGCCGTGCCGACGGCCTCACCATACAGCCCCTCCCTACAAAC ATTGGGAGGGGTCCTTTGGGGACCGCctcatcctccctccctaccttcccctcctccctgtcctggTCGCGGGATGAAAGAGCTCGAAGG GGTTGCAGCCTAGAGGGACAGAGCATGCTGGAGAGTGACTATGACAACACACCAAACCACTCCGGACTGGAGGAGTCCGG TCTGAGCAGGAACAGCAGTTGGCTGGGGGACGGCAGTACATCAGATCagggggaggatgagactgaggcagaCTCCACCCTACCCTTCACCGAGGACGTCATCTGTAAGACAGAGCAGATCACCAAGAACATCCAGGAGCTGCTGAGGGCCGCACAGGAGAACAAACATGAGAG CTTTGTACCATGCTCAGAAAGGATCCATGTGGCTGTGAGGGAGATGGCCACTCTGTTTCCTAAG AGGCCGTACTCTGACACAGTGAGAGGGTCCCTGCGGCTGCTCACCTCCAGTGCCAGCCGGCTCCAGGGGGAGTGCCAGAAGGCCACGCCCCACGACCCTTGCCCATCCGACATGCAGCTGGTCACGCAGCAGGTCATCCAGTGCGCCTACGACATTGCCAAGGCTGCCAAACAACTCGTCACTGTGACAACCAAAGAAAACAGCAACTGA
- the LOC109892498 gene encoding ARF GTPase-activating protein GIT2 isoform X4 yields MSKRLRSREVCADCSSQGPCWASVNRGVLICDECCSVHRGLGRHSSQVRHLTHTPWPPSQLQMVQKLYSNGANSIWEHSLLDPSSITSGKRKANPQDRVHPHKTEFIKAKYQMLAYVHRMPCREDDSVTTKDLSKQLHSSVRTGNLETCLRLLSLGAQANFFHPEKGNSPLHVAAKACQVSQAELLAVYGADPGALDTGGKTPVDYARQAGHQELADRLVEIQYELTDRLAFYLCGRRPDHRNGQHFIIPQMADRNVSLDLSEFAKAAKKKLQSLTNHQFEELAMDVYDEVDRRETDAVWLVTQNHSTLVTDTTLVPFLPVNPEYSSTRNQGRQKLARFNAHEFATLVIDILTDAKRRQRGNSCESPREDIELILKGIGSRHGSDNQDNEDQPDYDSVASDEDPEREPASGKNGKDDRTKSSESSDLSDGPITVQEFMEVKSALTASEAKIQQLLKVNCHLSEEIRMMQSKLNSLQTENSTLQWQAPRGSQHPPDPSGHPPVHGGRPMSMYETGSGMRQYPHRGDPPCRADGLTIQPLPTNGCSLEGQSMLESDYDNTPNHSGLEESGLSRNSSWLGDGSTSDQGEDETEADSTLPFTEDVICKTEQITKNIQELLRAAQENKHESFVPCSERIHVAVREMATLFPKRPYSDTVRGSLRLLTSSASRLQGECQKATPHDPCPSDMQLVTQQVIQCAYDIAKAAKQLVTVTTKENSN; encoded by the exons GCCCGTGCTGGGCCTCAGTGAACAGGGGCGTGCTGATCTGTGATGAGTGCTGCAGCGTCCACCGGGGTCTGGGCCGACACAGTTCCCAAGTCCGACACCTGACCCATACACCATGGCCACCCTCCCAGCTACAG ATGGTTCAGAAATTGTACAGCAATGGGGCCAACTCCATCTGGGAGCACAGCCTTCTGGACCCCTCGTCTATCACAAGTGGGAAACGCAAGGCCAACCCCCAGGacagagtcca TCCCCATAAAACTGAATTCATCAAGGCCAAATATCAGATGCTGGCGTATGTCCATCGAATGCCCTGTCGAGAGGATGACAGTGTCACCACAAAGGACCTCAGTAAG CAACTCCACTCCAGTGTTCGGACTGGGAACCTGGAGACGTGCTTGAGACTGTTGTCTTTGGGAGCCCAGGCCAACTTCTTCCACCCG GAAAAAGGAAACAGTCCACTGCATGTAGCAGCTAAGGCATGTCAGGTGTCACAAGCAGAGCTGCTGGCTGTGTATGGGGCGGATCCTGGTGCCCTAGACACAGGGGGTAAGACCCCTGTTGACTATGCAAG ACAAGCAGGCCACCAGGAGCTGGCAGACAGACTGGTAGAGATCCAGTATGAACTCACAGACCGCCTGGCATTTTACCTCTGTGGGAGAAGGCCAG ATCATAGGAATGGACAACACTTCATAATCCCACAAATGGCTGACAG AAATGT CAGTCTGGATTTGTCAGAATTTGCAAAAGCTGCAAAAAAAAAACTCCAGTCT CTCACTAACCATCAGTTTGAAGAGCTTGCCATGGACGTTTATGATGAAGTGGACAGAAGAGAAACTGATGCAG TGTGGCTCGTGACTCAGAACCACAGCACTCTGGTAACAGATACAACTTTGGTGCCTTTCCTCCCTGTCAACCCCGAATACTCATCCACCAGGAACCAG GGCAGACAGAAGCTAGCAAGGTTCAATGCACATGAATTTGCAACACTCGTCATTGATATTTTAACTGATGCCAAACGTCGGCAACGGGGGAACTCCTGTGAAAGTCCCAGGG aggACATAGAGCTCATCCTGAAGGGAATCGGCAGCCGACATGGGAGTGATAACCAGGATAATGAAGACCAACCAGATTATGACAGTGTGGCGTCAGATGAAGATCCAGAGCGGGAACCCGCCTCTGGGAAGAACGGGAAAGATGACAGGACCAAG AGCTCGGAGTCGTCTGACCTGTCTGATGGACCCATCACAGTACAGGAGTTCATGGAGGTGAAGAGCGCCCTCACAGCCTCCGAGGCCAAGATACAGCAGCTGCTCAAGGTCAACTGTCACCTGAGTGAGGAGATCCGGATGATGCAGAGCAAG CTGAACTCCCTGCAGACTGAGAACTCAACCCTGCAATGGCAGGCCCCCAGGGGCTCGCAACACCCTCCGGACCCCTCTGGCCACCCCCCTGTCCACGGAGGCCGCCCCATGTCCATGTACGAGACAGGCTCGGGCATGAGGCAGTACCCCCACAGGGGTGACCCTCCTTGCCGTGCCGACGGCCTCACCATACAGCCCCTCCCTACAAAC GGTTGCAGCCTAGAGGGACAGAGCATGCTGGAGAGTGACTATGACAACACACCAAACCACTCCGGACTGGAGGAGTCCGG TCTGAGCAGGAACAGCAGTTGGCTGGGGGACGGCAGTACATCAGATCagggggaggatgagactgaggcagaCTCCACCCTACCCTTCACCGAGGACGTCATCTGTAAGACAGAGCAGATCACCAAGAACATCCAGGAGCTGCTGAGGGCCGCACAGGAGAACAAACATGAGAG CTTTGTACCATGCTCAGAAAGGATCCATGTGGCTGTGAGGGAGATGGCCACTCTGTTTCCTAAG AGGCCGTACTCTGACACAGTGAGAGGGTCCCTGCGGCTGCTCACCTCCAGTGCCAGCCGGCTCCAGGGGGAGTGCCAGAAGGCCACGCCCCACGACCCTTGCCCATCCGACATGCAGCTGGTCACGCAGCAGGTCATCCAGTGCGCCTACGACATTGCCAAGGCTGCCAAACAACTCGTCACTGTGACAACCAAAGAAAACAGCAACTGA
- the LOC109892498 gene encoding ARF GTPase-activating protein GIT2 isoform X3, producing the protein MSKRLRSREVCADCSSQGPCWASVNRGVLICDECCSVHRGLGRHSSQVRHLTHTPWPPSQLQMVQKLYSNGANSIWEHSLLDPSSITSGKRKANPQDRVHPHKTEFIKAKYQMLAYVHRMPCREDDSVTTKDLSKQLHSSVRTGNLETCLRLLSLGAQANFFHPEKGNSPLHVAAKACQVSQAELLAVYGADPGALDTGGKTPVDYARQAGHQELADRLVEIQYELTDRLAFYLCGRRPDHRNGQHFIIPQMADRNVSLDLSEFAKAAKKKLQSLTNHQFEELAMDVYDEVDRRETDAVWLVTQNHSTLVTDTTLVPFLPVNPEYSSTRNQGRQKLARFNAHEFATLVIDILTDAKRRQRGNSCESPREDIELILKGIGSRHGSDNQDNEDQPDYDSVASDEDPEREPASGKNGKDDRTKSSESSDLSDGPITVQEFMEVKSALTASEAKIQQLLKVNCHLSEEIRMMQSKLNSLQTENSTLQWQAPRGSQHPPDPSGHPPVHGGRPMSMYETGSGMRQYPHRGDPPCRADGLTIQPLPTNIGRGPLGTASSSLPTFPSSLSWSRDERARRGCSLEGQSMLESDYDNTPNHSGLEESGLSRNSSWLGDGSTSDQGEDETEADSTLPFTEDVICKTEQITKNIQELLRAAQENKHESSRPGSLGCFSGLLPCCEGGGHGRVCLYSLMPCSDRAVSLPCCPALRVLKRPPLAPALYHAQKGSMWL; encoded by the exons GCCCGTGCTGGGCCTCAGTGAACAGGGGCGTGCTGATCTGTGATGAGTGCTGCAGCGTCCACCGGGGTCTGGGCCGACACAGTTCCCAAGTCCGACACCTGACCCATACACCATGGCCACCCTCCCAGCTACAG ATGGTTCAGAAATTGTACAGCAATGGGGCCAACTCCATCTGGGAGCACAGCCTTCTGGACCCCTCGTCTATCACAAGTGGGAAACGCAAGGCCAACCCCCAGGacagagtcca TCCCCATAAAACTGAATTCATCAAGGCCAAATATCAGATGCTGGCGTATGTCCATCGAATGCCCTGTCGAGAGGATGACAGTGTCACCACAAAGGACCTCAGTAAG CAACTCCACTCCAGTGTTCGGACTGGGAACCTGGAGACGTGCTTGAGACTGTTGTCTTTGGGAGCCCAGGCCAACTTCTTCCACCCG GAAAAAGGAAACAGTCCACTGCATGTAGCAGCTAAGGCATGTCAGGTGTCACAAGCAGAGCTGCTGGCTGTGTATGGGGCGGATCCTGGTGCCCTAGACACAGGGGGTAAGACCCCTGTTGACTATGCAAG ACAAGCAGGCCACCAGGAGCTGGCAGACAGACTGGTAGAGATCCAGTATGAACTCACAGACCGCCTGGCATTTTACCTCTGTGGGAGAAGGCCAG ATCATAGGAATGGACAACACTTCATAATCCCACAAATGGCTGACAG AAATGT CAGTCTGGATTTGTCAGAATTTGCAAAAGCTGCAAAAAAAAAACTCCAGTCT CTCACTAACCATCAGTTTGAAGAGCTTGCCATGGACGTTTATGATGAAGTGGACAGAAGAGAAACTGATGCAG TGTGGCTCGTGACTCAGAACCACAGCACTCTGGTAACAGATACAACTTTGGTGCCTTTCCTCCCTGTCAACCCCGAATACTCATCCACCAGGAACCAG GGCAGACAGAAGCTAGCAAGGTTCAATGCACATGAATTTGCAACACTCGTCATTGATATTTTAACTGATGCCAAACGTCGGCAACGGGGGAACTCCTGTGAAAGTCCCAGGG aggACATAGAGCTCATCCTGAAGGGAATCGGCAGCCGACATGGGAGTGATAACCAGGATAATGAAGACCAACCAGATTATGACAGTGTGGCGTCAGATGAAGATCCAGAGCGGGAACCCGCCTCTGGGAAGAACGGGAAAGATGACAGGACCAAG AGCTCGGAGTCGTCTGACCTGTCTGATGGACCCATCACAGTACAGGAGTTCATGGAGGTGAAGAGCGCCCTCACAGCCTCCGAGGCCAAGATACAGCAGCTGCTCAAGGTCAACTGTCACCTGAGTGAGGAGATCCGGATGATGCAGAGCAAG CTGAACTCCCTGCAGACTGAGAACTCAACCCTGCAATGGCAGGCCCCCAGGGGCTCGCAACACCCTCCGGACCCCTCTGGCCACCCCCCTGTCCACGGAGGCCGCCCCATGTCCATGTACGAGACAGGCTCGGGCATGAGGCAGTACCCCCACAGGGGTGACCCTCCTTGCCGTGCCGACGGCCTCACCATACAGCCCCTCCCTACAAAC ATTGGGAGGGGTCCTTTGGGGACCGCctcatcctccctccctaccttcccctcctccctgtcctggTCGCGGGATGAAAGAGCTCGAAGG GGTTGCAGCCTAGAGGGACAGAGCATGCTGGAGAGTGACTATGACAACACACCAAACCACTCCGGACTGGAGGAGTCCGG TCTGAGCAGGAACAGCAGTTGGCTGGGGGACGGCAGTACATCAGATCagggggaggatgagactgaggcagaCTCCACCCTACCCTTCACCGAGGACGTCATCTGTAAGACAGAGCAGATCACCAAGAACATCCAGGAGCTGCTGAGGGCCGCACAGGAGAACAAACATGAGAG CTCCAGGCCAGGCAGTCTAGGTTGCTTCTCTGGCCTGCTGCCCTGCTGTGAGGGGGGTGGCCACGGACGTGTCTGTCTCTACAGCCTGATGCCCTGCTCTGACAGGGCTGTCTCTCTACCCTGCTGCCCTGCTCTGAGAGTGCTGAAGAGACCCCCCCTGGCTCCTG CTTTGTACCATGCTCAGAAAGGATCCATGTGGCTGTGA